From a region of the Theobroma cacao cultivar B97-61/B2 chromosome 8, Criollo_cocoa_genome_V2, whole genome shotgun sequence genome:
- the LOC18592390 gene encoding cyclin-A1-1: MMSTRNRRLSTSSSSSTAKRPSITGNQSKKMGAVKTQFIKKRAALSDITNQGNGYPNGSRVIVIRSKPMVPCTSKLAKKKETSTCTQDHGLSRPTTLSPESCADVSCMDTIWTRDDQPTPKVSGLLSPSSMCTPGSMDISPDRSLSGSVSLDETMSTCDSLKSPEFEYVENEDVSAVKWIERKANYNLYISKYTQREGKICKRNILSDMGTNDNAGAVDNTSKDPQFCTLIAHDIYKNAWASEAKKGPSADFMEKVQRDINVSMRAILIDWLVEVTEEYRLVPETLFLTVNYIDRYLSGNSINRQQLQLLGIACMMIASKYEEICAPQVKEFCYVTDNTYCKDEILQMESAVLNYLKFEMTVPTAKFFLRHFVHAAQMINQVQSMQFECLANYIVELSLLEYTMLHYAPSLIAASAAFLAKFILSPTKKPWDSILEHYTLYQPSDMHDCVKSLHHLCRNGGRANLPAIREKYSQHKYKFVAKKYCPASIPQEFFQDLSK, encoded by the exons ATGATGTCGACCCGAAATCGGCGTTTGTCTACAtcgtcatcatcatcaacggCAAAGAGGCCGTCGATCACCGGGAATCAGAGCAAGAAGATGGGTGCTGTGAAGACCCAATTTATTAAGAAGAGAGCAGCTCTTAGCGACATAACCAACCAAGGAAATGGGTATCCAAACGGGTCACGGGTCATTGTTATTCGCTCAAAACCCATG gtGCCGTGTACCTCCAAACTTGCCAAGAAGAAGGAAACTTCTACTTGCACTCAGGATCATGGTCTATCTAGGCCTACAACTCTGAGTCCGGAATCATGTGCTGATGTTTCTTGTATGGATACAATTTGGACGAGAGATGATCAACCTACACCTAAAGTTTCGGGTCTTCTTTCTCCAAGCAGCATGTGTACGCCTGGAAGCATGGATATCTCTCCAGATAGATCACTTTCCGGTTCAGTCTCTCTGGACGAGACCATGTCTACTTGTGATTCTTTGAAGAGCCCAGAGTTTGAATACGTAGAGAATGAGGATGTTTCAGCAGTTAAGTGGATTGAGAGGAAGGCAAACTACAATCTGTACATATCAAAGTACACACAGAGAGAAG GGAAGATTTGCAAGAGAAATATACTTTCGGATATGGGAACAAATGATAATGCTGGTGCTGTTGATAACACTTCCAAAGATCCGCAGTTCTGCACACTGATTGCTCATGACATTTACAAGAATGCATGGGCATCCGAG GCCAAAAAAGGGCCTTCTGCAGACTTCATGGAGAAGGTACAAAGAGATATTAATGTCAGCATGCGAGCTATTCTGATAGATTGGCTAGTTGAG GTTACTGAAGAATACAGGCTTGTACCTGAGACACTATTTTTGACAGTGAATTACATTGATCGTTATCTTTCTGGCAATTCAATTAACAGGCAACAGTTGCAGTTGCTTGGAATTGCCTGCATGATGATTGCTTC TAAATACGAGGAGATATGTGCACCTCAAGTGAAAGAGTTCTGTTATGTTACTGATAACACGTACTGCAAGGATGAG ATTTTGCAAATGGAATCTGCTGTGCTAAATTACTTGAAGTTTGAAATGACAGTCCCAACAGCTAAATTTTTTCTGAG GCACTTTGTTCATGCTGCACAAATGATCAATCAG GTTCAATCGATGCAGTTTGAATGTTTGGCCAACTACATTGTGGAGTTGTCACTTCTTGAGTACACTATGCTTCATTATGCTCCATCGCTCATAGCTGCTTCTGCTGCTTTCTTGGCCAAGTTTATACTCTCTCCTACAAAGAAACCTTGG GACTCTATTTTGGAACATTACACACTGTACCAGCCCTCTGATATGCATGACTGTGTGAAGTCACTGCATCATCTCTGTCGTAATGGTGGTCGTGCTAATTTGCCAGCAATCAGAGAAAAATACAGTCAGCATAAA TACAAATTTGTGGCAAAGAAGTACTGCCCTGCATCAATACCTCAGGAGTTTTTCCAAGATTTGAGCAAATAG
- the LOC18592391 gene encoding cyclin-A1-1: MSTPSRRSSSKVRTPSTSENPMAEGKPQLAKKRPALSDISNQSKKSVPCTSKGRAENSLHTARSMAISPSKSPIKASETKENNNLYIQEHGHKEGKICKRNVLLEMETNDDAVDVGNDSMDPQFCAHIAHDIYKNLRASESVKRPSAHFMKMVQKDISASMRALLINWLVQVVEECRLVPETLFLTVNYIDRYLSGNSINRQQLKLLGVTCMMIAAKYEEIYSPKVEDFCYLTGNSHGKKEILQMESAVLNYLKFEMTVPTAKSFLRHFVHAAQMINQVQFLQFECLANYIAELSLLEYIMLHYAPSLIAASAVFLAKFILSPSRKPWDSMLGRYTLYQPSELYNCVKDLHHLCLNGDCPNLAAIKQKYSQHKYKFVAEKDCPSSIPQEFFRN, encoded by the exons ATGTCGACCCCAAGTCGCCGATCGTCATCGAAGGTGAGGACACCGTCCACCTCAGAGAACCCAATGGCCGAAGGGAAGCCGCAATTGGCTAAGAAGAGACCAGCCCTTAGCGACATTTCCAACCAAAGCAAGAAATCG gtGCCATGTACCTCCAAAGGCCGAGCTGAGAACTCCTTGCATACAGCTAGAAGCATGGCTATCTCTCCATCGAAATCACCAATTAAAGCGAGCGAAACCAAAGAAAACAACAATCTCTACATTCAGGAGCACGGGCATAAAGAAG GGAAGATTTGCAAGAGAAATGTACTTTTGGAGATGGAAACAAATGATGATGCTGTTGATGTTGGTAACGATTCCATGGATCCCCAGTTCTGTGCTCACATTGCTCATGACATTTACAAGAACTTGCGAGCATCTGAG TCAGTAAAAAGGCCTTCTGCACATTTTATGAAGATGGTCCAGAAAGATATTAGTGCAAGCATGCGGGCACTTTTGATCAATTGGCTAGTGCAG GTGGTTGAAGAGTGCAGACTTGTACCAGAGACGCTTTTTTTGACGGTGAACTATATTGATCGTTATCTTTCTGGCAATTCCATCAACAGACAGCAGTTAAAATTGCTTGGAGTTACCTGCATGATGATTGCTGC TAAATACGAGGAGATATATTCACCTAAGGTGGAAGACTTCTGTTATCTTACTGGTAACTCACATGGCAAGAAAGAG ATTTTGCAAATGGAATCTGCTGTGCTGAATTatttaaagtttgaaatgacTGTCCCAACAGCTAAATCTTTTCTGAG GCATTTTGTTCATGCAGCTCAAATGATCAATCAG GTTCAATTTCTGCAGTTTGAATGCTTGGCCAACTACATTGCAGAATTATCACTTCTGGAGTACATAATGCTTCATTATGCTCCATCTTTAATAGCTGCGTCTGCTGTTTTCTTAGCCAAATTTATACTCTCTCCTTCAAGAAAACCTTGG GATTCTATGTTGGGGCGTTACACACTATACCAACCTTCTGAATTGTACAACTGTGTGAAGGATTTGCATCATCTCTGCCTTAATGGTGATTGTCCTAATTTGGCAGCAATCAAGCAGAAGTATAGTCAGCATAAG TACAAATTTGTGGCAGAGAAGGACTGCCCTTCTTCAATACCTCAGGAGTTTTTCCGAAACTAA
- the LOC18592392 gene encoding cyclin-A1-1, translating to MSTQSSNRRSSFSSSTTSSLAKRHASSSSSENVGKVTASLAKKRVPLSDITNQKNSSRSSVSASSLVPCSNKILKARKTQPVSNVGFSGHVLPSTNVRPSSVLPPKVVTSFPRGNEVVVPPPSISTIPPPLCSMEFSPSKSDGVSVSMDETMSTCDSFKSPEVEYMDNRDVTAIDSIERKTFSNLYISDHVEATGNICNRDAIAEMETDDKIIDVDDNYVDPQFCATFACDIYKHLRASEVKKRPSTDFMERIQKDINSSMRAILIDWLVEVAEEYRLVPDTLYLTVNYIDRYLSGNMMNRQRLQLLGVACMMIAAKYEEICAPQVEEFCYITDNTYFKEEVLEMESSVLNYLKFEMTAATAKCFLRRFVRAAQGVNEVPSMQLECMANYIAELSLLEYTMLCYAPSLIAASAIFLAKFILLPSKRPWNSTLQHYALYKPSDLCDCVKDLHRLCCNNQNSTLPAIREKYNQHKYKCVAKKYCPPSIPSEFFQN from the exons ATGTCCACACAAAGTAGTAATCGGCGGTCGTCGTTTTCGTCGTCGACGACTTCGTCTTTGGCGAAAAGACACGCATCATCGTCGTCGTCGGAGAATGTGGGAAAAGTCACGGCTTCTTTGGCTAAAAAGAGAGTCCCTCTTAGTGACATTACTAACCAAAAGAACAGCTCAAGAAGCTCGGTTTCGGCCTCTTCTTTG GTACCATGTTCAAACAAAATCTTAAAGGCAAGGAAGACACAGCCAGTTAGTAATGTAGGTTTCTCAGGACATGTTCTACCTTCTACAAATGTAAGACCCAGTTCAGTTTTGCCTCCCAAGGTTGTTACATCTTTTCCAAGAGGAAATGAAGTGGTGGTGCCTCCTCCGAGTATCTCTACTATCCCTCCTCCGCTATGTAGCATGGAGTTTTCTCCTAGTAAATCAGATGGTGTCTCGGTCTCTATGGATGAGACAATGTCCACCTGTGACTCTTTCAAAAGTCCTGAAGTTGAATACATGGACAACCGTGATGTTACAGCGATTGATTCCATTGAACGAAAGACGTTCAGCAATCTCTACATTTCGGACCATGTAGAAGCAACAG GGAATATCTGCAATAGAGATGCAATCGCGGAGATGGAAACAGATGATAAGATAATTGATGTTGATGATAATTACGTGGATCCACAGTTTTGTGCAACATTTGCCTGTGATATTTACAAGCACCTCCGTGCATCTGAG GTGAAGAAAAGACCTTCAACAGACTTCATGGAGCGAATTCAGAAAGACATAAATTCCAGCATGCGTGCAATACTGATTGATTGGCTTGTAGAA GTAGCTGAAGAGTATAGGCTTGTACCAGATACGTTATATTTGACCGTGAACTACATAGATCGGTATCTTTCAGGGAATATGATGAATAGGCAACGGCTACAGTTGCTTGGTGTTGCCTGCATGATGATTGCTGC AAAATATGAGGAGATTTGTGCACCCCAGGTGGAGGAATTTTGCTACATCACTGATAATACATATTTTAAGGAGGAG GTCCTGGAAATGGAATCTTCTGTCTTAAATTACTTGAAGTTTGAAATGACTGCCGCAACAGCTAAATGTTTCTTAAG ACGGTTTGTTCGTGCTGCTCAAGGGGTCAATGAG GTTCCATCAATGCAATTAGAGTGCATGGCCAACTACATCGCTGAACTCTCACTCCTTGAGTACACCATGCTTTGTTATGCTCCATCACTAATAGCGGCTTCTGCAATTTTCCTGGCCAAATTTATACTTCTTCCTTCGAAGAGACCTTGG AATTCTACCTTGCAGCATTACGCACTTTACAAGCCCTCTGATCTGTGTGACTGTGTTAAGGATCTTCATAGATTATGCTGTAACAATCAAAATTCTACTTTGCCTGCAATCAGGGAGAAATACAATCAACATAAg TACAAATGTGTTGCAAAGAAGTACTGCCCTCCCTCAATACCTTCAGAATTCTTCCAGAACTAA
- the LOC18592394 gene encoding uncharacterized protein LOC18592394, translating into MTLKEPLLPSSSLAQGKMSRNSSKQKEASKLDLELPSWSYGIVIVSIYVIPLVCAIVWLDFIPLNFKTSDQPEGDKVRRLVNMGFCLGLLHVSGIGFSFLVADMAISLFLPEILKLVLGGDGEKKKIATPAWFPSISPAAAGRCLFYLLGAVLFWQINIYLRKTLYESDCPFDHILWPYVSPSCFGIIMFTLMALTFLLVRIISYAKTRATSRNTYVKIPRSP; encoded by the exons ATGACTCTCAAAGAACCGTTGCTTCCTTCTTCTAGCCTTGCCCAG ggcaaaatgagCAGAAATTCCTCCAAGCAAAAAGAAGCTTCGAAGTTGGACCTGGAGCTACCATCTTGGTCGTATGGAATTGTCATCGTTTCAATTTATGTTATTCCGTTGGTATGTGCGATAGTCTGGTTGGACTTTATCCCACTAAACTTTAAAACATCTGATCAGCCTGAAGGCGATAAAGTGCGACGCCTAGTCAACATGGGCTTCTGCCTTGGTCTTCTTCATGTCAGTGGCATTGGATTCTCTTTCCTAGTGGCTGACATGGCCATTAGTTTGTTCTTGCCTGAAATTCTCAAGCTGGTTTTGGGTGGTGAtggagagaagaaaaaaattgcaaCTCCAGCTTGGTTCCCTAGTATATCTCCTGCTGCTGCCGGACGTTGCTTATTCTATTTGTTGGGTGCTGTATTGTTTTGGCAGATTAATATTTACTTGCGCAAGACTCTTTACGAGAGCGATTGTCCTTTTGACCATATCTTGTGGCCTTATGTAAGTCCTAGCTGCTTTGGTATAATCATGTTCACCCTCATGGCCCTCACATTCCTCCTCGTCAGGATAATCAGTTATGCAAAAACCAGGGCAACTTCTCGGAATACTTATGTCAAGATACCACGTTCGCCCTGA